From the Helicoverpa zea isolate HzStark_Cry1AcR chromosome 26, ilHelZeax1.1, whole genome shotgun sequence genome, one window contains:
- the LOC124643012 gene encoding protein lines: MVLRGHLCGPQLDEGMASDQPVKKKQRIDAPDIDEGSDRSTEDVLTDIFDAETTPAETSEEFPSRNGESPDSGTVSEDAVDCSSLLRLPSDTNVEIIPSCSNSTPHWSSEDDKLLAELRILQDALVGQCLCRFNDTAVTQLFDRQLNIVSWPLTCSLTYLSTMQLMFDIYLKQNSTGTICSKIMQACDIFVRNRHDWITEVVELADHKSKFITFVACRVLASFLIVSKDTVDENWLQQIAENIYLFDRINRITVQKINFSLDIIKRIVEWKDVEQHPLEDSSYINSAGTMQVQEDNPFRSSVGYGGSSSGDMPSSSHSNLHCAFSNLQTHGAPSTSSEQEGSSTFRLNEPVLKLSSPDQREMEQSESPEPPQSRIERVNEHGCVTVILTDSESFDTSHIKCLTIKTLEHHWPVLVKNMKLLLLRYLNLANAENCILTFFSLWENIISVKANLSVIDTKPFYADLQGFVDLLRNTVLPSLIYTHLLSLFNEVLCYGSTLALQDILPEEICCLAHSIVRFVKDFRLLNDVRVQTSRSGFGFLGHECTILRDYSLAPAVAPLSSSIQLVDQNYGEDEDEHDESQSRSEVDKTMLQRMSLLVLKSVAVTVKEMRCDSSDSSIDSSDYNAIQDMQIVERSIRDVLKKLDVFIRNSLEFHPETPFTKMLIHLFSEQDDYLIESMVCTLDITVGIVYRNSMYPDLIPMLNPISSFIEFLKVVSHDSDVLLDYLVSNETCFLLYLLRFLKYVRRNWPKFLETCQQADSGGSRGLDDTMRVLIRLRLQISRLVSKSLFPYNISPVLRLLEVCESLYEGNEFS, encoded by the coding sequence ATGGTTTTGAGGGGGCATCTCTGTGGACCACAGTTAGATGAAGGTATGGCCTCAGATCAACCTGTGAAGAAGAAACAGAGGATAGACGCGCCAGATATCGACGAGGGTAGCGATAGATCCACGGAGGATGTGCTCACTGACATATTTGATGCTGAGACTACCCCTGCGGAAACATCTGAGGAGTTCCCATCCAGGAACGGTGAGTCACCCGACAGCGGAACAGTCAGCGAGGATGCCGTTGACTGTTCCAGCCTCCTGAGACTACCCAGTGACACCAATGTGGAAATTATACCATCCTGTTCCAATTCAACTCCACATTGGAGCTCGGAAGATGATAAACTGCTTGCCGAGTTGAGAATACTACAGGATGCTCTTGTTGGTCAGTGTTTATGTAGATTTAATGATACTGCGGTAACTCAACTCTTTGACAGacaacttaatattgtttcttgGCCTCTGACATGTTCGCTCACATATTTATCTACAATGCAGCTTATGTTCgatatatatttaaaacaaaacagtacTGGCACCATTTGTTCAAAAATAATGCAAGCATGTGACATATTTGTTAGAAATAGGCACGATTGGATAACGGAGGTTGTTGAGTTGGCAGATCATAAGAGTAAATTCATAACATTTGTAGCTTGTAGGGTATTAGCTAGCTTTCTAATAGTCTCCAAGGACACTGTAGATGAGAACTGGCTACAACAAATTGCTGAAAACATTTACCTGTTTGATAGAATCAACAGGATTACAGTACAAAAAATTAACTTCAGTCTAGATATTATTAAGAGGATAGTTGAGTGGAAGGATGTGGAACAACATCCTTTAGAAGACAGTAGTTATATTAATTCAGCAGGGACCATGCAAGTTCAAGAAGATAACCCGTTTAGGAGTAGTGTTGGCTATGGAGGTAGCAGCAGTGGTGACATGCCTTCAAGTTCCCACAGTAACTTGCATTGTGCATTTTCAAATTTACAAACACATGGTGCACCATCTACATCCTCAGAACAGGAGGGTTCATCAACGTTCAGACTAAACGAGCCAGTATTAAAGCTGTCATCTCCTGACCAAAGAGAGATGGAGCAATCGGAGTCACCTGAACCTCCTCAGTCGAGGATAGAAAGAGTGAACGAACATGGTTGTGTCACTGTCATACTCACCGACTCTGAATCCTTTGACACGTCTCACATAAAATGCCTAACAATAAAAACGCTAGAGCATCACTGGCCTGtgctagtaaaaaatatgaagcTTCTTCTTCTAAGGTACCTGAATTTAGCAAATGCTGAAAATTGTATACTAACCTTTTTCTCGTTATGGGAGAATATTATAAGTGTGAAAGCGAATCTCTCAGTTATAGACACCAAACCATTTTATGCTGACTTGCAGGGCTTTGTAGACTTGTTAAGAAATACAGTGCTGCCCAGTCTAATATATACTCATTTACTAAGTTTGTTCAATGAAGTTCTGTGTTATGGCTCTACTTTAGCACTACAAGATATTTTGCCTGAGGAGATATGCTGCCTGGCACACTCTATCGTGAGATTTGTCAAAGACTTCAGGTTACTAAATGATGTAAGGGTGCAAACAAGTAGAAGTGGTTTTGGATTCTTAGGTCATGAATGCACTATTCTAAGAGATTATTCATTAGCACCAGCAGTTGCGCCTTTGTCGTCTTCAATACAACTGGTAGACCAGAACTATGGGGAGGATGAGGATGAGCATGACGAATCGCAATCAAGGAGTGAGGTTGACAAAACAATGCTACAGAGAATGTCACTATTAGTACTGAAGTCTGTAGCTGTTACTGTAAAAGAAATGCGATGCGATTCCTCTGACAGCTCAATAGACTCTTCAGACTATAATGCGATACAAGATATGCAGATTGTCGAACGATCTATTCGCGATGTTCTTAAAAAGCTTGATGTTTTTATCAGAAATAGTTTAGAATTCCATCCAGAGACTCCTTTTACGAAAATGTTGATACATTTATTCAGCGAACAGGATGATTACCTGATTGAATCAATGGTGTGTACTCTTGATATTACTGTGGGTATTGTGTACAGAAACTCGATGTATCCTGACCTAATACCAATGCTGAACCCTATATCTTCGTTCATAGAATTCTTGAAGGTTGTGTCACATGATAGCGATGTGTTACTGGATTATTTAGTGAGCAACGAGACATGTTTCTTGCTATATCTATTGCGATTCTTGAAATACGTGAGAAGGAACTGGCCTAAGTTTTTAGAGACTTGCCAGCAAGCAGATTCTGGGGGCAGCAGAGGTCTGGATGATACGATGAGGGTTCTGATCCGATTGAGGTTACAGATCAGCAGACTGGTTTCCAAGTCTCTATTCCCATACAATATAAGTCCCGTGCTAAGATTGTTGGAGGTCTGCGAGAGTTTGTATGAAGGTAATGAGTTTAGCTGA